The Stigmatella aurantiaca DW4/3-1 genome contains the following window.
TGCTTCAGCGGCGAGTGGCTGCCGTAAGAGCCGCCACGCGCCCATGAACTCCGCGCCGTTGGGCTACAATGTCGCGGTGTGTGCGTAGCGAGGCGCGGCGATCCCGCCCGTGCTGCTCCAACTGTTCGACTCCGGGTCATAGATCTCCACGGCGGACGTGGTGCGCGAAGAGTAGTCAGAGTAAAGCCCTGAGCTCACCAACACCTTCCCGTTCGGTAGCAACGTCGCCACGTGGTAGCCACGAGGCGAACCCATGGGCGCCGCCACGGTCCACCCGGAGGGGGCGCAGGTGGGCAGGCCCGTCACCTGGAAGCTCCTGACACTCGTCAGGGTGAAGGCGTTCGTCACTGTGACTGTCACCATGGGATCCGGGCTTCCCTTCACACAGGCAGGGGCGGTCCACAGCATGTGGCTCTGTGCCCGGCTGGCGCCCTCGAAAGTCCCCGCGCACGTGGCCGTCCAGAGGAGAAGCCAGCCACCGTGGGCGCGGTGTTGAAGCGCACGCCCACCGCAGCCCCTCCCGTTCCCACCGCCACCAGTACATGGAGGCTCACCACCAGGGGCCACCACCGTGGGCGAGACCACCACCGAGTCAATGAGAGGCGCCTCGTTGGTGTAGGGCGGGGAGGCAGCGGTGGACTGGAGCGTGAGTGTGATGAGCGTCACCGTCCCAGCGGTGGCAGTGGGAAAAAGGGCGTAACGCAGGCAAGGGGGGCTCCTGAGTGTTCGGGAGAAGACCATCCTGCTCCCGGAACGCCATCGGGCCACACATGGGGAGTGCGACCAATCCCTGACCGCATCGCCGTCTCTGTCCCTCACAACGGAAGTGTCCCCGAGGGCTGTTGGGGCAGCCCCTGTGGGCTCAGAGGTTCGGCATCTTGGGCGTCCGGTTCGCCACGTGGAAGTCGCTCGCGTTGTTGCCGGTGTCCGTGCCGTCCGCTGGGAATCGGCCAACCGAACTCCCCGAGGCGGGGGCCGCTGCGGCGGTGCCTTCGACGAACACATTCGTTGCGGTTCCGTAGCCCATGGAGTCACGGATGATGTTGGCGCCGTCTCGCAACGCCAAGCCACCGCCGGCGGCGGCGAGGCTCCCGCTCATCGTTCCATCGCTTCCGCTCCCGGAATAAGCGCTTCCGACGTAGAGCCGGAAACCGCCCGGCGAGAGCACCGTTGAAGCGGTGAACGAGATCATGGCGACATCGCTCGTTCCCGCGGTGGCCCGGTACACGAGCTTCCAGTTTCTCAGCTCGATCGGGAATGCACACCCGTTGTAGACCTCGACGAACTCGTCCGAGGCTCCGCTGGTTCCAGCCGTGGAGACCTCGTTGATCGTAGGGTGGCATGCGCTGATGGTCAGCGTCGTCGACCCCAGCACCGAGTCCAGCGTTGCGCTGATCGTCGTCGAGCCGGCGCTGACGCCGCTGGCCAAACCCTTGGTGGCTGCCGCGTTGCTCACCGTCGCAACGGCCGTGCTCGACGAGGCCCACGTCACCGCCGCCGTCAGGTCCTGGGTGGTGGCGTTGGAATAGGTGCCCGTCGCCGTGAACTGTTGCGTGGTTCCAGCGGAGATCGACGGGTTGGACGGCGTCACCGCGATCGACACCAACGTCGCCGCCGTCACCGTCAGCGTGGTCGACCCGGATACCGAGTCCAGCGTCGCGCCGATGGTCGTCGAGCCGGCGCTGAGGCCACTGGCCAGTCCCTGGCTGTCGGCCGCATTGCTCACCGTCGCAACGCCAGTATTCGACGAGGCCCACGTCACCGTCGCCGTCAGGTCCTGGGTGGTGGCATTGGAGTAGGTGCCTGTCGCCGTGAACTGTTGCGTGGTTCCAGCGGCGATCGACGGGTTGGACGGCGTCACCGCGATCGACACCAACGTCGCCGCCGTCACCGTCAGCGTGGTCGACCCGGATACCGAGTCCAGCGTCGCGCCGATGGTCGTCGAGCCGGCGCTGAGGCCACTGGCCAGTCCCTGGCTGTCGGCCGCATTGCTCACCGTCGCAACGCCAGTATTCGACGAGGCCCACGTCACCGCTGCCGTCAGGTCCTGGGTGGTGGCATTGGAGTAGGTGCCCGTCGCCGTGAACTGCTGTGTGGTTCCGGCCACGATCGACGGGTTGGCTGGCGCCACCTCAATCGACACCAGCGTCGCCGCTGTCACCGTCAGCGTGGTCGACCCGGACACCGCGCCCAACGTCGCACCGATGGTCGTCGAACCCGTGCTGACGCCGCTGGCCAGTCCCTGGCTGCCGGCCGCATTGCTCACCGTCGCAACGCTGGTGCTCGACGAGGCCCACGTCACTGCTGCCGTCAGGTCCTGGGTGGTGGCATTGGAGTAGGTGCCCGTCGCCGTGAACTGTTGCGTGGTTCCAGCGGCGATCGACGGGTTGGACGGCGTCACCGCAATCGACACCAGCGTCGCCGCCGTCACCGTCAGCGTGGTCGACCCGGATACCGCGCCCAGCGTCGCGCCGATGGTCGTTGAGCCGACACTGACGCCACTGGCCAAACCCTTGGTGGCTGCCGCGTTGCTCACCGTTGCAACGCCGGTATTCGACGAGGCCCACGTCACCGCTGCCGTCAGGTCCTGGGTGGTGGCATTGGAGTAGGTGCCCGTCGCCGTGAACTGTTGCGTGGTTCCGGCCGCGATCGACGGGTTGGACGGCGTCACCGCAATCGACACCAACGTCGCCGTCGTCACTGTCAGCGTGGTCGACCCGGCCGCCGCGCCCAACGTTGCACCAATGGTCGTCGAGCCGGCACTGACGCCACTGGCCAAGCCCTTGGTGGCTGCTGCATTGCTCACTGTCGCAACGGTCGTGCTCGACGAGGCCCACGTCACCGCTGCCGTCAGGTCCTGGGTGGTGGCGTCGGAGTAGGTGCCCGTCGCCGTGAACTGTTGCGTGGTTCCAGCGGCGATTGACGGGTTAGACGGCGTCACCGCGATCGACACCAAAGTCGCCGCCGTCACCGTCACGGCCGTCGTCCCGCTCACGTTCCCAGCGCTTGCCGTGATGGTCGCCTGCCCCGGAGCGACAGTTGTCACGATCCCCTTGCCCCCCGCGGAGTCGCCGACCGTGGCGATCGCTGGTGCAGACGAGGACCAGGCCACTTGCGAGGTGACGTCCTCCGTGTGGTTGTCGCTGAAGACGCCCGTGGCAGTGAGCGGGAGCGACAGTCCCGCAGCCAGCGAGGGGGCCGAGGGAGTGATCTCGATGGAGACAAGCTTGGCGGCGAGGACTTCCAACGTGGCCGAGGCGGAGAGGCCGTCCACAGTGGCCTTGATCTGGGCAGTGCCCGCACGGACTCCCGTGGCCGTGACGCTCCCGTCTTCCTCGCGCGCGACGCTCGCGACCGACGAATTGCTCGAAGTCCACACCACGTCCGCGCCGGCGGGCATGGACGTGCCATCCGCCATGATCAGCTCGGCCACCAGGTGCGCCGCCGACCCGG
Protein-coding sequences here:
- a CDS encoding kelch repeat-containing protein; this translates as MVTVTVTNAFTLTSVRSFQVTGLPTCAPSGWTVAAPMGSPRGYHVATLLPNGKVLVSSGLYSDYSSRTTSAVEIYDPESNSWSSTGGIAAPRYAHTATL
- a CDS encoding beta strand repeat-containing protein: MTARFVQRTERSALLLAVFFVAACGDNSPSTNKSLRVTPEMATVNTGSAAHLVAELIMADGTSMPAGADVVWTSSNSSVASVAREEDGSVTATGVRAGTAQIKATVDGLSASATLEVLAAKLVSIEITPSAPSLAAGLSLPLTATGVFSDNHTEDVTSQVAWSSSAPAIATVGDSAGGKGIVTTVAPGQATITASAGNVSGTTAVTVTAATLVSIAVTPSNPSIAAGTTQQFTATGTYSDATTQDLTAAVTWASSSTTVATVSNAAATKGLASGVSAGSTTIGATLGAAAGSTTLTVTTATLVSIAVTPSNPSIAAGTTQQFTATGTYSNATTQDLTAAVTWASSNTGVATVSNAAATKGLASGVSVGSTTIGATLGAVSGSTTLTVTAATLVSIAVTPSNPSIAAGTTQQFTATGTYSNATTQDLTAAVTWASSSTSVATVSNAAGSQGLASGVSTGSTTIGATLGAVSGSTTLTVTAATLVSIEVAPANPSIVAGTTQQFTATGTYSNATTQDLTAAVTWASSNTGVATVSNAADSQGLASGLSAGSTTIGATLDSVSGSTTLTVTAATLVSIAVTPSNPSIAAGTTQQFTATGTYSNATTQDLTATVTWASSNTGVATVSNAADSQGLASGLSAGSTTIGATLDSVSGSTTLTVTAATLVSIAVTPSNPSISAGTTQQFTATGTYSNATTQDLTAAVTWASSSTAVATVSNAAATKGLASGVSAGSTTISATLDSVLGSTTLTISACHPTINEVSTAGTSGASDEFVEVYNGCAFPIELRNWKLVYRATAGTSDVAMISFTASTVLSPGGFRLYVGSAYSGSGSDGTMSGSLAAAGGGLALRDGANIIRDSMGYGTATNVFVEGTAAAAPASGSSVGRFPADGTDTGNNASDFHVANRTPKMPNL